One Nicotiana tomentosiformis chromosome 4, ASM39032v3, whole genome shotgun sequence genomic window carries:
- the LOC104112345 gene encoding uncharacterized protein, producing MIEQFINFVIRPPRADYNPEQFLWEKEFSVGGRKYKREDFELKNERGHTLQCSHYTPSSFPDGAPLPCVIYCHGNSGCRADANEAAVILLSSNITVLTLDFSGSGLSDGDYVSLGWHEKDDLKVVVSHLRSNLKVSRIGLWGRSMGAVTSLLYGAEDPSIAGMVLDSAFSNLFDLMMELVDVYKIRLPKFTVKVAVQYMRRVIQKKAKFDIMSLNCLQVAPKTYIPALFGHAKDDKFIQPHHSDLIYKSYAGDKNIIKFDGDHNSSRPQFYYDSVSIFFYNVLHPPRISPTSTKIEKYYDLGDIKVGAGMDENLLYEIIASLRNVTSDTASSSSVPPSISTAKSAAELLSNIAPVACLINPLTNKGEELIGHDTPQTEDKQSGQDEDCCSYTSSNRESWGRCSSLGSDAEISTDFVDAIGGSQITTDVLATPLCDSQHTALDSSKDDEKKKAPQVTKKSKREKFEKLEALSQRLRLCFMKRVNHRRYSSS from the exons ATGATTGAGCAGTTCATCAATTTTGTTATTCGTCCCCCGAG GGCAGATTACAATCCAGAACAGTTTTTATGGGAGAAAGAGTTTAGTGTTGGGGGAAGAAAGTACAAAAGAGAAGACTTTGAG CTTAAGAATGAAAGAGGGCATACCTTGCAATGCAGTCATTATACTCCATCATCGTTTCCTGATGGTGCTCCTCTTCCTTGTGTTATATACTGCCATGGAAACAG CGGCTGTAGGGCTGATGCGAATGAGGCAGCTGTAATACTTCTTTCCTCAAACATCACTGTGTTAACCCTTGACTTTTCTGGTTCGGGCTTGTCAGATGGTGATTACGTTAGTCTTGGTTGGCATGAG AAAGATGACCTCAAGGTAGTTGTGTCACATCTGAGAAGCAACCTGAAAGTATCACGCATAGGTCTATGGGGGCGGTCAATGGGTGCAGTTACAAG CCTTCTATATGGAGCAGAAGATCCTTCTATTGCTGGAATGGTCTTGGATAGTGCTTTCTCTAACTTATTTGATCTAATGATGGAGCTTGTAGATGTCTACAAAATCAGGCTTCCTAAATTCACT GTAAAGGTTGCTGTGCAGTATATGCGGCGCGTCATTCAGAAGAAGGCCAAGTTTGATATCATGAGCCTTAATTGCTTACAG GTGGCTCCTAAAACTTATATTCCTGCTCTCTTTGGACATGCTAAGGATGATAAGTTCATTCAACCCCACCACTCTGATCTCATTTATAAGTCATATGCG GGTGATAAAAATATTATCAAGTTTGATGGTGACCACAATTCCTCCCGGCCACAATTTTATTATGATTCTGTGTCCATATTCTTCTACAATGTCCTACACCCTCCCCGGATTTCACCAACTTCAACTAAAATAGAGAAATATTACGATCTAGGCGACATCAAGGTCGGTGCTGGAATGGATGAG AATCTCTTATATGAGATAATTGCAAGTCTTAGGAATGTTACTTCTGATACAGCAAGCTCTTCATCTGTGCCACCTAGCATTTCTACAGCAAAGTCTGCTGCCGAACTTCTTTCTAACATTGCCCCAGTCGCCTGTCTAATT AATCCATTAACTAATAAAGGAGAAGAACTCATTGGTCATGACACTCCACAAACAGAG GACAAGCAAAGTGGCCAAGATGAGGACTGTTGCTCTTACACAAGCTCAAACAGAGAGAGTTGGGGAAGGTGCTCATCTCTGGGAAGTGATGCTGAGATTTCTACAGATTTTGTAGATGCCATCGGTGGCAGTCAG ATTACGACCGATGTGCTTGCGACCCCTCTTTGTGATAGCCAACATACTGCACTGGACTCATCAAAGGACGATGAAAAAAAGAAAGCTCCACAAGTTACAAAGAAATCTAAGCGTGAGAAGTTTGAAAAGTTGGAGGCTCTTAGCCAGCGATTACGGCTTTGCTTTATGAAGAGAGTTAACCATAGGAGATACAGCTCCTCCTAA
- the LOC104112344 gene encoding protein PHR1-LIKE 3-like isoform X1 produces the protein MFPRLIQPQGEDEYNMNVGIHHTHNINGDPCLVLTSDPKPRLRWTADLHERFVDAVTQLGGPSKATPKAIMRTMGVKGLTLFHLKSHLQKYRLGKLSQKDLGEASKDGLTATYSLESPCSGGTPQQLPASDLNEGYEVKEALRAQMEVQSKLHLQVEAEKHLQIRQDAEQRYISMLEKACKMLADQFIGGVVTENDQETCQGLGTRTQVSPLCNPLGLCPSESADLVGIHGPEEVSPRIHPQFTDCSTESCLTSHESPAGLPLEGTSPGGRKRGPNGDSTHASVVWGEADMISSGVRLLQVNRFGITSSNVQNVSS, from the exons ATGTTTCCGAGATTGATTCAACCACAAGGGGAAGATGAATATAATATGAATGTTGGGATTCATCATACTCATAATATTAATGGAGATCCTTGCCTTGTGCTGACGTCAGATCCGAAGCCTCGACTTCGTTGGACTGCTGACCTTCACGAACGCTTCGTTGATGCTGTTACTCAGCTTGGCGGTCCCAGCA AAGCTACGCCAAAGGCGATAATGCGGACAATGGGTGTCAAGGGACTGACCCTCTTCCACCTAAAGAGTCACCTTCAG AAATACAGACTAGGTAAGCTATCTCAGAAAGATCTCGGTGAGGCTTCAAAAGATG GACTTACAGCTACATATTCATTAGAGAGCCCTTGTTCTGGTGGTACTCCTCAGCAGTTGCCGGCATCGGACTTGAATGA AGGTTATGAAGTCAAGGAGGCATTGAGAGCTCAGATGGAAGTGCAAAGTAAATTGCACCTGCAAGTTGAA GCTGAGAAGCACTTGCAAATTCGGCAGGATGCTGAACAAAGGTATATTAGCATGCTGGAGAAGGCCTGTAAAATGCTTGCTGATCAATTCATTGGTGGTGTAGTTACTGAAAATGATCAAGAGACTTGCCAAGGATTAGGAACAAGGACACAAGTTAGCCCTCTTTGTAATCCACTTGGATTATGCCCCTCGGAATCTGCTGATCTTGTTGGAATCCATGGTCCAGAAGAAGTTTCCCCCAGAATCCATCCACAATTCACGGATTGTTCCACTGAAAGCTGCTTAACTTCGCATGAGAGTCCTGCTGGACTTCCCCTAGAAGGAACTTCACCTGGAGGAAGAAAACGAGGGCCGAATGGAGATTCAACACATGCATCAGTTGTTTGGGGTGAAGCAGATATGATATCGTCAGGTGTTCGTCTGCTACAAGTTAATCGCTTTGGGATTACTAGCTCTAATGTTCAAAATGTCTCTTCTTAA
- the LOC104112344 gene encoding protein PHR1-LIKE 3-like isoform X2, which translates to MFPRLIQPQGEDEYNMNVGIHHTHNINGDPCLVLTSDPKPRLRWTADLHERFVDAVTQLGGPSKATPKAIMRTMGVKGLTLFHLKSHLQKYRLGLTATYSLESPCSGGTPQQLPASDLNEGYEVKEALRAQMEVQSKLHLQVEAEKHLQIRQDAEQRYISMLEKACKMLADQFIGGVVTENDQETCQGLGTRTQVSPLCNPLGLCPSESADLVGIHGPEEVSPRIHPQFTDCSTESCLTSHESPAGLPLEGTSPGGRKRGPNGDSTHASVVWGEADMISSGVRLLQVNRFGITSSNVQNVSS; encoded by the exons ATGTTTCCGAGATTGATTCAACCACAAGGGGAAGATGAATATAATATGAATGTTGGGATTCATCATACTCATAATATTAATGGAGATCCTTGCCTTGTGCTGACGTCAGATCCGAAGCCTCGACTTCGTTGGACTGCTGACCTTCACGAACGCTTCGTTGATGCTGTTACTCAGCTTGGCGGTCCCAGCA AAGCTACGCCAAAGGCGATAATGCGGACAATGGGTGTCAAGGGACTGACCCTCTTCCACCTAAAGAGTCACCTTCAG AAATACAGACTAG GACTTACAGCTACATATTCATTAGAGAGCCCTTGTTCTGGTGGTACTCCTCAGCAGTTGCCGGCATCGGACTTGAATGA AGGTTATGAAGTCAAGGAGGCATTGAGAGCTCAGATGGAAGTGCAAAGTAAATTGCACCTGCAAGTTGAA GCTGAGAAGCACTTGCAAATTCGGCAGGATGCTGAACAAAGGTATATTAGCATGCTGGAGAAGGCCTGTAAAATGCTTGCTGATCAATTCATTGGTGGTGTAGTTACTGAAAATGATCAAGAGACTTGCCAAGGATTAGGAACAAGGACACAAGTTAGCCCTCTTTGTAATCCACTTGGATTATGCCCCTCGGAATCTGCTGATCTTGTTGGAATCCATGGTCCAGAAGAAGTTTCCCCCAGAATCCATCCACAATTCACGGATTGTTCCACTGAAAGCTGCTTAACTTCGCATGAGAGTCCTGCTGGACTTCCCCTAGAAGGAACTTCACCTGGAGGAAGAAAACGAGGGCCGAATGGAGATTCAACACATGCATCAGTTGTTTGGGGTGAAGCAGATATGATATCGTCAGGTGTTCGTCTGCTACAAGTTAATCGCTTTGGGATTACTAGCTCTAATGTTCAAAATGTCTCTTCTTAA